Proteins from one Elgaria multicarinata webbii isolate HBS135686 ecotype San Diego chromosome 3, rElgMul1.1.pri, whole genome shotgun sequence genomic window:
- the C3H17orf75 gene encoding protein Njmu-R1 isoform X2 — MLPSLQESVDGDERELESSEEGSGLPEERKPERSTNSYYCLLHQGVDSDDGSPSSPSAETPSSDDFSLSLVDTNLPAEAETELRSFVAKLLAKGAFFEGMGNIAPVELSIPESRLGCYYCLFQPEKCAETASPESSNSPLDYVICFLGGSEKGLELFRLELDRYVQDLKINLYSEQNNLETCIKPLLRSWFEDSVCPIQRVVQLFQEKLAFVLHAALSCTPVEVKESDERTKKDINRFLRAASLQDLVRETTMTSLCVAMMEEQHKSVVIDCSGTPPQFHNAGSNKFCEDWMQAFLNGSEGGNPFLFRQILENFKLKAIQDINNLKRFIRQAEMSHYALFKCYLFLKNCGSGDVLLKIVKVEHAEMQEAKNVVHVLEEFMREPACSLNPCPEPRAALQN; from the exons ATGTTGCCTTCCCTGCAGGAGTCTGTAGACGGGGACGAGAGAGAGCTGGAGAGCAGCGAGGAGGGGAGCGGCTTGCCGGAGGAACGGAAGCCGGAGCGCAGCACGAACAGCTACTACTGCCT GTTGCACCAAGGAGTAGACAGTGATGATGGCAGTCCGAGCAGCCCATCAGCTGAAACTCCATCTTCAGATGATTTCAG CCTCTCTTTGGTGGACACTAACTTACCAGCTGAAGCGGAAACAGAACTGCGCAGTTTCGTTGCCAAGCTCCTTGCTAAGGGAGCCTTTTTTGAAGGGATGGGGAACATTGCACCTGTAGAGTTAAG TATACCAGAAAGTCGACTTGGTTGTTATTACTGCCTGTTCCAGccagaaaaatgtgcagaaacagCAAGCCCAGAATCAAGCAACAGCCCTTTAGACTATGTGATCTGTTTTCTGGGAGGCTCAGAGAAGGGGCTTGAACTAT TCAGACTTGAGCTTGATAGATATGTTCAAGACTTGAAGATTAACTTGTATTCAGAG CAAAATAATCTGGAGACCTGCATTAAACCCCTCCTCAGATCTTGGTTTGAGGATTCTGTGTGCCCTATTCAGAGGGTGGTACAGCTCTTCCAGGAGAAACTTGCCTTTGTGTTACATGCT GCTCTCAGTTGCACTCCAGTTGAAGTCAAAGAGTCTGATGAAAGGACAAAGAAGGATATTAACAG GTTCCTTAGAGCTGCAAGCCTTCAAGATCTCGTCCGGGAAACCACAATGACATCCTTATGTGTAGCAATGATGGAGGAGCAACACAAATCCGTTGTGATAGACTGTAGTGGCACACCGCCTCAGTTCCACAATGCAG GAAGCAACAAATTTTGTGAAGACTGGATGCAAGCATTTCTGAATGGTTCTGAAGGGGGGAATCCATTTCTTTTCCGGCAAATACTGGAAAACTTTAAATTGAAG gCCATCCAAGACATCAACAACCTGAAGCGGTTCATCAGGCAGGCAGAAATGAGCCATTACGCTTTGTTCAAGTGCTACTTGTTTCTGAAGAACTGTGGCAGCGGAGATGTCCTCTTGAAGATTGTGAAAGTGGAACATGCAGAAATGCAAGAGGCCAAGAATGTAGTACACGTCCTTGAGGAATTCATGCGAGAGCCAGCTTGTAGCTTAAACCCTTGCCCTGAACCTAGGGCCGCTTTGCAGAATTAA
- the C3H17orf75 gene encoding protein Njmu-R1 isoform X1 — protein sequence MLPSLQESVDGDERELESSEEGSGLPEERKPERSTNSYYCLYGYQGCRLHQGVDSDDGSPSSPSAETPSSDDFSLSLVDTNLPAEAETELRSFVAKLLAKGAFFEGMGNIAPVELSIPESRLGCYYCLFQPEKCAETASPESSNSPLDYVICFLGGSEKGLELFRLELDRYVQDLKINLYSEQNNLETCIKPLLRSWFEDSVCPIQRVVQLFQEKLAFVLHAALSCTPVEVKESDERTKKDINRFLRAASLQDLVRETTMTSLCVAMMEEQHKSVVIDCSGTPPQFHNAGSNKFCEDWMQAFLNGSEGGNPFLFRQILENFKLKAIQDINNLKRFIRQAEMSHYALFKCYLFLKNCGSGDVLLKIVKVEHAEMQEAKNVVHVLEEFMREPACSLNPCPEPRAALQN from the exons ATGTTGCCTTCCCTGCAGGAGTCTGTAGACGGGGACGAGAGAGAGCTGGAGAGCAGCGAGGAGGGGAGCGGCTTGCCGGAGGAACGGAAGCCGGAGCGCAGCACGAACAGCTACTACTGCCTGTACGGCTACCAAGGCTGCCG GTTGCACCAAGGAGTAGACAGTGATGATGGCAGTCCGAGCAGCCCATCAGCTGAAACTCCATCTTCAGATGATTTCAG CCTCTCTTTGGTGGACACTAACTTACCAGCTGAAGCGGAAACAGAACTGCGCAGTTTCGTTGCCAAGCTCCTTGCTAAGGGAGCCTTTTTTGAAGGGATGGGGAACATTGCACCTGTAGAGTTAAG TATACCAGAAAGTCGACTTGGTTGTTATTACTGCCTGTTCCAGccagaaaaatgtgcagaaacagCAAGCCCAGAATCAAGCAACAGCCCTTTAGACTATGTGATCTGTTTTCTGGGAGGCTCAGAGAAGGGGCTTGAACTAT TCAGACTTGAGCTTGATAGATATGTTCAAGACTTGAAGATTAACTTGTATTCAGAG CAAAATAATCTGGAGACCTGCATTAAACCCCTCCTCAGATCTTGGTTTGAGGATTCTGTGTGCCCTATTCAGAGGGTGGTACAGCTCTTCCAGGAGAAACTTGCCTTTGTGTTACATGCT GCTCTCAGTTGCACTCCAGTTGAAGTCAAAGAGTCTGATGAAAGGACAAAGAAGGATATTAACAG GTTCCTTAGAGCTGCAAGCCTTCAAGATCTCGTCCGGGAAACCACAATGACATCCTTATGTGTAGCAATGATGGAGGAGCAACACAAATCCGTTGTGATAGACTGTAGTGGCACACCGCCTCAGTTCCACAATGCAG GAAGCAACAAATTTTGTGAAGACTGGATGCAAGCATTTCTGAATGGTTCTGAAGGGGGGAATCCATTTCTTTTCCGGCAAATACTGGAAAACTTTAAATTGAAG gCCATCCAAGACATCAACAACCTGAAGCGGTTCATCAGGCAGGCAGAAATGAGCCATTACGCTTTGTTCAAGTGCTACTTGTTTCTGAAGAACTGTGGCAGCGGAGATGTCCTCTTGAAGATTGTGAAAGTGGAACATGCAGAAATGCAAGAGGCCAAGAATGTAGTACACGTCCTTGAGGAATTCATGCGAGAGCCAGCTTGTAGCTTAAACCCTTGCCCTGAACCTAGGGCCGCTTTGCAGAATTAA